A region of Mauremys mutica isolate MM-2020 ecotype Southern chromosome 2, ASM2049712v1, whole genome shotgun sequence DNA encodes the following proteins:
- the CLEC3B gene encoding tetranectin, protein MEFRGACLLLCLFCLVQVTVQQASTFKQKPTSSKKDGVSLKMIEDLKALIDNISQEVALLKEKQALQTVCLKGTKIHLKCFLAFSDTKTYHEASEDCISQGGTLSTPQNGDENDALYEYMRKSIGSEADVWLGINDLAAEGKWVDMTGSIIRYRNWETEITTQPDGGKLENCAALSGVAIGKWFDKKCKDKLPYVCQFMIV, encoded by the exons atggAGTTTCGAGGCGCCTGCTTGCTTCTGTGCCTCTTTTGCCTTGTGCAGGTTACAGTCCAGCAAGCTTCCACATTCAAGCAAAAGCCAACGAGCTCCAAGAAAG ATGGTGTGAGCCTCAAAATGATAGAAGATCTTAAGGCTCTGATTGACAACATCTCTCAGGAGGTGGCTTTACTGAAAGAAAAGCAAGCACTTCAGACAG TGTGTTTGAAGGGCACTAAAATTCACCTCAAGTGCTTCCTTGCGTTTTCTGACACCAAGACCTATCACGAGGCCAGTGAAGACTGCATCTCCCAGGGCGGCACCCTCAGCACCCCCCAGAACGGGGATGAAAACGACGCGCTCTATGAGTATATGAGGAAGAGCATTGGGTCAGAAGCAGATGTCTGGCTCGGCATCAATGACCTGGCAGCTGAGGGCAAATGGGTGGACATGACAGGCAGCATCATCCGCTACCGGAACTGGGAGACTGAGATCACCACCCAGCCAGATGGCGGAAAACTGGAGAACTGTGCAGCCTTGTCAGGGGTTGCCATTGGCAAGTGGTTTGACAAGAAATGCAAGGATAAATTGCCGTATGTGTGTCAGTTCATGATTGTGTAA